The Parachlamydiales bacterium genome has a segment encoding these proteins:
- a CDS encoding magnesium transporter codes for MKLDFYKGLSKEQLNAPAGNYITPVETAFQEELTLGELIQRLQVIEISHKIHYFYVIDEDDHLKGVISTRDILYSNPNCKIKDITNSKIISIHKNEPLKRALSLIATYEILAIPVVDDEDRLCGILELPVSTILKKKPSIKEFKPSKDVFQLVGLSVDQGKLISSVKEFSFRMPWLMCNILGGLLCALIAHQFHLLLDSAVIIAIFIPLVLTLGESVSMQSMTLSLQFLHYEDIPWKRVQQRIMVEWKTALLLGVACALIVTLVYFLFFSDYWSIAAIASSIFLSMAAATTFGSVFPVILHIFKLDPKVASGPVVLLFTDITVTTIYLSVSSFLLI; via the coding sequence ATGAAATTGGACTTCTATAAGGGCCTTTCTAAAGAACAACTAAATGCACCTGCAGGAAATTATATCACACCTGTGGAAACAGCTTTTCAAGAGGAACTCACTCTTGGGGAATTAATACAAAGACTTCAAGTGATTGAAATTTCTCACAAAATTCACTATTTCTATGTCATAGATGAAGATGATCATTTGAAGGGGGTTATTTCTACCCGCGATATCCTTTATTCCAATCCGAACTGCAAGATAAAAGATATTACCAACTCAAAAATTATTAGCATCCATAAGAATGAGCCGTTGAAAAGGGCCTTGAGCTTGATTGCCACTTATGAAATTCTAGCGATACCTGTGGTGGATGATGAGGATAGATTATGTGGAATATTGGAACTGCCGGTAAGTACTATCCTTAAAAAAAAGCCCTCTATCAAAGAGTTTAAACCCTCCAAAGATGTGTTCCAATTAGTGGGTCTTTCTGTAGATCAAGGGAAGCTTATCTCAAGTGTAAAAGAGTTTAGCTTCCGTATGCCTTGGCTTATGTGCAATATCCTCGGGGGGCTATTATGTGCGTTGATCGCACACCAATTCCACCTACTGTTAGACAGTGCTGTCATAATAGCGATTTTTATTCCTTTAGTTTTGACATTAGGCGAATCTGTATCCATGCAGTCGATGACATTGAGCTTACAATTCCTCCATTATGAGGACATACCCTGGAAAAGGGTGCAACAAAGGATAATGGTAGAGTGGAAGACGGCACTGCTGTTAGGGGTTGCTTGTGCATTGATTGTCACGTTGGTGTATTTTCTTTTTTTCAGTGATTATTGGTCTATCGCAGCTATAGCTAGCAGTATTTTCCTGTCTATGGCTGCTGCTACGACTTTCGGGTCGGTGTTCCCTGTGATTTTGCATATTTTTAAACTAGACCCTAAAGTGGCTTCTGGGCCTGTTGTTTTGCTGTTCACAGATATAACAGTGACAACAATATACTTAAGTGTCTCTAGCTTCCTGCTTATATAA
- a CDS encoding gamma-glutamylcyclotransferase family protein, translating to MDNIVPHLSKMAKYPVLKYPNSDFHSLKELYPKDKILIFGYGSLINSQSASRSVSAEALESMRPVVTFGMKRIFNYKARQTAHWGADQNEKEKAMLNITPTPTINSMINGVVMEVTAEDLAKLVDREKGYDLVPLIVISWEDFVSGNPEPKTEIAYSFIAPTELRQNILYTSTSFYPVRGYLHAVREGAQTLSDEFLDFLNETTYMADGTTLVKDWDEETFTDLLCDKKY from the coding sequence ATGGATAACATTGTTCCCCATTTATCTAAAATGGCTAAATATCCGGTATTGAAATACCCTAATAGTGATTTTCATTCTCTAAAAGAGCTCTATCCAAAGGATAAAATCCTTATTTTTGGTTATGGCAGCCTAATAAACTCTCAATCTGCTAGCCGCAGCGTCAGCGCAGAAGCACTAGAATCAATGCGGCCGGTAGTTACATTCGGTATGAAAAGGATTTTTAATTATAAGGCCCGTCAAACTGCCCATTGGGGAGCTGATCAAAATGAGAAAGAAAAGGCCATGCTGAACATTACACCTACCCCTACAATCAACTCGATGATAAATGGCGTGGTGATGGAAGTCACGGCAGAAGATCTAGCAAAACTGGTTGATAGAGAAAAAGGGTACGATCTCGTCCCCCTCATCGTCATTTCATGGGAAGACTTTGTCTCAGGCAATCCCGAACCTAAAACTGAAATCGCCTATAGCTTTATCGCACCTACAGAATTAAGACAAAACATTCTCTATACCAGCACAAGTTTCTATCCTGTAAGAGGATATCTTCATGCCGTTAGAGAGGGAGCGCAAACTTTAAGCGACGAATTCCTAGACTTCTTAAATGAAACGACATACATGGCGGATGGTACCACACTCGTCAAAGACTGGGATGAGGAAACCTTTACCGACCTTCTATGTGATAAGAAATACTAG
- a CDS encoding type II secretion system protein: MHMKKKRHITLMEIIIVMFLIALITGVIVLNYQGTLEEGKAFKTKAAIERVETILNLRAAEEPGITERLDSDWDKYIIDSPLVKNPNDFIRDGWGKKFDVEVKDGIIRVNSTNYQDYLKKKSESR; the protein is encoded by the coding sequence ATGCATATGAAGAAAAAACGTCATATCACATTGATGGAAATCATCATTGTCATGTTCCTTATCGCACTGATTACAGGCGTAATCGTTCTCAATTACCAAGGAACCCTCGAAGAAGGTAAAGCGTTTAAAACTAAGGCCGCTATCGAAAGAGTAGAGACAATTCTAAATCTTAGAGCTGCCGAAGAACCGGGGATCACTGAACGCCTGGATAGCGATTGGGATAAGTATATCATCGATTCCCCTCTCGTTAAAAACCCTAACGACTTTATCCGCGACGGCTGGGGTAAAAAATTTGATGTGGAAGTCAAAGACGGTATTATCCGCGTAAACTCGACCAATTATCAGGATTATCTCAAGAAGAAAAGCGAATCGAGATAA
- a CDS encoding type II secretion system protein GspD: MTRRITLFLLICWIGISPLSAQTIADKISGNANSGDLSPELQKALVQVNRDLRDWRTELQRLYREAEILYRTGADEHEYRILLEKINAIRENILLLEDSWRIKVLNGMPSEQYALWHQPETTLGDLIIDYGSQNFVYLLTPELATMKLSVNSSLPIPRASWDEMLETLLIQNGVGYKQLNPYLRQLYLLKDDRSPITLITNKRADLVPLPPKTRICFVLSPDPSETRRIWFFLDKFVNPNTTVLQNIGRDILIIATVGEVKELLKLYDFAIANQGDREYRVIPLKRADSDEIAKVLSAIFDQFSDAALAKDLDRDSSGNDRSRPRVRAPTTQGNGVQVIPLRNIAPAVVVIGTVEEVKKAAKIIKEVESQIAGSKEKVIFVYKTKHSDADELARILDKIYTLMLRTGAGFARVPLAPDMPPGFPFNGSAEANGALARGGPGANNTQFIPGQPRPPGSAPGAPIPLGAGGGQQPPLAGQQNQTDNSAQQDVNTRNIVQLQLPPPPPILPTADQIINTGFYETGQYIINPTPITALTPVRPKSRDPDRNNFIVDLKTGSIIMVVEEDSLGKLKELIAKIDVPKEMVQIEVLLFEKRLNRANNIGINLLRIGDIASQTHATSAAFNDLARSGGQGGIFSFLISRTKTSTGIPAFDLIYNFLIAQDDLQINSAPSLVTVNQTPALIAIQEEISISTGQFLVNTNNGEPVLKDAFTRAQYGITIKVTPTIHLAADDDPTFNDNEGDYVTLESEILFDTIQPISRDPNRPDVTRRKLTNLVRVPDGQSVIIGGLRRKISTDNREAIPFLGEVPGVGKLFSNTRLTDSNTEMFLVITPRIIRDPYADFERLKCLEMSKRPGDLPDFLCMLADARDREKNRLLAGSMTLLFGPEPDRCLITPGEYDGW, from the coding sequence ATGACTCGAAGAATTACCTTATTTTTACTCATTTGCTGGATAGGCATTTCTCCACTATCTGCACAAACCATTGCAGATAAAATCTCAGGAAATGCCAATAGCGGAGACCTTAGCCCCGAACTGCAAAAAGCCTTGGTTCAAGTAAACCGCGATTTGCGCGATTGGAGAACCGAACTGCAGCGGCTATACAGAGAAGCTGAAATCTTATACCGCACCGGTGCAGATGAGCACGAATACCGCATCCTTCTAGAAAAAATCAATGCTATCCGTGAAAATATCCTCCTATTAGAAGATAGCTGGCGTATCAAAGTCCTTAACGGCATGCCTTCAGAACAATACGCTCTCTGGCATCAGCCTGAAACAACTCTAGGCGATTTAATCATAGATTACGGTTCGCAAAACTTCGTCTATCTCCTGACGCCTGAATTAGCGACAATGAAACTTAGCGTCAACTCCAGCCTGCCTATTCCACGCGCCTCCTGGGATGAAATGTTGGAAACCCTCCTCATCCAAAATGGCGTAGGCTATAAACAGCTTAACCCCTACCTGCGCCAACTGTATCTACTTAAAGACGACCGTTCCCCCATTACCCTGATTACGAACAAACGGGCCGACCTAGTTCCTCTACCCCCCAAAACACGCATCTGTTTCGTCCTTTCTCCCGACCCCTCCGAAACACGCCGTATCTGGTTCTTCCTTGATAAATTCGTCAATCCTAACACCACTGTCCTACAAAATATCGGCAGAGATATCCTCATCATAGCCACCGTAGGTGAAGTTAAAGAACTCCTTAAACTCTATGATTTTGCTATCGCCAACCAAGGCGACCGCGAATACCGCGTCATCCCTCTAAAACGGGCCGACTCAGATGAAATTGCCAAGGTCCTCTCCGCTATTTTCGACCAATTCTCCGACGCAGCCCTTGCTAAAGATCTCGACAGGGACTCTTCCGGTAACGACAGGTCCAGACCGCGTGTCCGCGCGCCCACAACGCAAGGAAATGGCGTCCAAGTTATACCTCTCCGAAATATTGCACCTGCCGTTGTTGTCATCGGTACTGTGGAAGAAGTAAAGAAAGCCGCAAAGATTATTAAGGAAGTGGAAAGCCAAATTGCCGGTTCTAAGGAAAAGGTGATCTTTGTCTACAAAACCAAACATTCCGATGCAGATGAACTCGCTAGAATCCTGGATAAAATCTATACATTGATGCTGCGTACCGGCGCCGGATTTGCTAGAGTGCCTCTTGCACCCGATATGCCCCCAGGATTCCCCTTCAACGGTTCCGCAGAAGCTAACGGCGCACTTGCCCGAGGCGGACCCGGCGCGAACAATACGCAATTCATACCGGGCCAACCTAGACCCCCAGGCTCTGCTCCAGGCGCTCCTATTCCTCTAGGAGCAGGCGGCGGACAGCAACCGCCATTGGCCGGACAGCAGAACCAAACGGATAACAGCGCCCAACAAGATGTCAATACACGCAATATTGTACAGCTGCAGCTGCCTCCCCCTCCACCTATCCTGCCTACTGCAGATCAGATCATCAATACGGGTTTCTATGAGACAGGCCAGTATATCATTAACCCTACGCCCATCACTGCACTCACCCCTGTCAGACCAAAGTCGCGTGATCCCGACCGCAATAACTTTATTGTAGACCTTAAGACAGGTTCTATCATTATGGTTGTTGAAGAAGATAGCTTGGGCAAATTGAAGGAATTGATAGCTAAAATTGACGTTCCTAAAGAAATGGTCCAGATCGAAGTGCTACTTTTTGAAAAACGTCTAAACCGCGCAAATAATATCGGTATCAACCTTCTAAGGATCGGCGATATTGCCTCCCAAACACATGCGACAAGCGCTGCATTCAATGACCTTGCGCGTTCAGGCGGACAAGGCGGTATCTTCAGCTTCCTCATTAGCCGTACCAAAACAAGCACGGGTATCCCTGCATTCGACCTGATCTATAACTTTTTGATAGCTCAAGACGATTTACAGATTAACTCCGCACCCTCTCTAGTCACTGTCAATCAGACTCCTGCGCTGATTGCCATTCAGGAAGAGATCTCCATCAGCACCGGCCAATTCCTTGTCAATACGAACAATGGCGAACCGGTTTTGAAGGACGCCTTTACCCGTGCGCAATATGGTATCACCATTAAAGTCACCCCTACGATCCACCTAGCCGCCGACGATGATCCTACATTTAACGACAATGAAGGGGATTATGTTACATTGGAATCCGAGATCCTATTCGACACGATCCAGCCCATCTCTAGAGATCCTAACCGTCCTGACGTGACACGCAGAAAACTCACCAACCTCGTCCGCGTCCCTGACGGCCAATCGGTCATCATCGGCGGCCTCCGCCGTAAAATCTCCACAGATAATAGGGAAGCTATTCCTTTCCTTGGTGAAGTCCCCGGCGTCGGTAAACTGTTCAGCAATACACGCCTTACTGATAGTAACACGGAAATGTTCCTCGTTATTACTCCACGCATTATCCGTGATCCCTATGCCGATTTTGAAAGATTGAAATGCCTGGAAATGTCAAAACGCCCCGGCGATCTTCCGGACTTTCTCTGTATGCTTGCCGATGCGCGCGATCGAGAGAAAAACCGTCTTCTAGCAGGAAGTATGACATTGTTATTCGGTCCTGAACCCGACCGCTGCTTGATTACCCCAGGGGAGTATGATGGATGGTAA
- a CDS encoding type II secretion system F family protein, with product MPLYRYQTIDYQGKKRSGLIDSHSLQDAREKLREQGVMVSSLALDVSKGGTGALSGENLVTFTMQLAQMTGAGVPLYESLIALEEQTRKEKYNNVILSLCEQIKSGSSLSRAMGSFPNCFDNLYVGMISAGESAGALPLVLDRLAFFLGRQNKLKKEIGTALIYPGILSAFALVVIGLLLGFVIPSIEGLFENRPINGFTALVLGVSQFFRAWWWVIFPLIVLTITAIVLKLRSPSGKIWMQKFSLKLPFIHKLVKEASIARFCRTMGTLQQGGLTIIDSLRIARSVMGNVVLEEDMKRVEARIIEGSTFGAELGRSPWVPSLVARMIRVGEESGSIQLMFNKIADMYEDELEKNISRLMAMAQPLILITMGAIIGGVLMAVLLPLTDVSSLVG from the coding sequence ATGCCTCTTTACCGGTATCAAACCATAGATTATCAAGGTAAAAAAAGGTCCGGTCTTATTGATAGTCATAGCCTCCAAGATGCTCGTGAAAAATTGCGCGAACAAGGCGTCATGGTTTCTTCCCTAGCTTTAGACGTTTCAAAAGGTGGTACCGGAGCGTTAAGCGGCGAAAATCTTGTGACTTTCACCATGCAACTAGCTCAAATGACAGGGGCCGGTGTTCCTCTCTATGAAAGTCTGATTGCCCTTGAAGAACAAACGCGTAAAGAAAAGTATAATAACGTCATACTAAGCCTCTGCGAGCAGATCAAAAGCGGCTCCTCTCTCTCCCGCGCCATGGGCAGCTTTCCTAACTGTTTTGATAACCTCTATGTAGGGATGATCAGTGCCGGAGAATCCGCCGGGGCTCTTCCCCTAGTTCTTGACCGGTTAGCTTTCTTTCTAGGCCGTCAAAATAAATTGAAAAAAGAAATCGGAACAGCCCTTATCTACCCAGGCATCCTTTCTGCCTTCGCTCTTGTCGTGATAGGACTACTACTAGGTTTTGTTATTCCTTCTATCGAAGGACTCTTTGAAAACCGACCTATCAACGGTTTTACTGCCTTAGTCTTAGGCGTAAGCCAATTTTTTAGAGCTTGGTGGTGGGTTATCTTTCCTCTGATTGTTCTAACCATCACCGCGATTGTTTTGAAATTAAGGTCTCCTAGCGGAAAAATCTGGATGCAGAAATTTTCCCTGAAACTTCCCTTTATCCATAAATTAGTAAAAGAAGCTTCCATCGCTCGTTTTTGCCGTACAATGGGTACTTTGCAACAAGGGGGACTAACGATTATTGACTCGCTTCGCATCGCACGTTCAGTCATGGGCAACGTCGTCCTGGAAGAAGACATGAAACGTGTAGAAGCGCGCATTATTGAAGGGAGTACTTTTGGAGCCGAACTCGGTCGTTCACCCTGGGTTCCCTCTCTAGTAGCCCGCATGATCCGCGTCGGGGAAGAATCCGGAAGCATTCAGCTTATGTTCAATAAAATAGCCGATATGTACGAAGATGAACTGGAAAAAAACATTAGCCGATTAATGGCAATGGCCCAACCGCTCATTTTAATCACCATGGGCGCCATCATCGGCGGTGTCCTAATGGCAGTACTCCTACCTCTTACGGATGTAAGCTCCCTCGTCGGATAA
- a CDS encoding heme NO-binding domain-containing protein, translating into MMQGIVFVKFQEFIEEKYGVGEWKELLQTAGFEKQTTYFRLNGYPDFYLQKLLLALSEKTGKSTNTLLDEFGVYLGTYLMKTYGFMINPSWNCIDTMEHTSVQMQEVFRTLTGDKATGGDLSSVIDTKRLSPTSVEIDYCSPRKMCYLFVGIARAIAMWHKNEISFDHRPCMHLGSPSCKIVVKLVAPAGVLA; encoded by the coding sequence ATGATGCAGGGTATAGTATTTGTCAAATTTCAGGAGTTTATTGAGGAAAAATATGGTGTAGGCGAGTGGAAAGAGCTCTTGCAAACTGCAGGATTCGAAAAGCAAACTACCTATTTCAGATTGAATGGATACCCAGATTTCTACCTTCAGAAACTGCTATTGGCACTTTCTGAGAAAACGGGAAAATCTACTAATACACTGTTAGATGAGTTTGGAGTCTATTTAGGAACCTATCTCATGAAGACATACGGATTTATGATCAATCCTTCATGGAACTGTATTGATACCATGGAACACACTTCAGTCCAAATGCAGGAAGTTTTCCGCACACTGACAGGGGACAAAGCGACCGGAGGTGATTTGTCATCTGTTATCGACACGAAGAGACTTTCTCCTACTAGCGTAGAAATTGACTACTGCTCACCACGCAAAATGTGTTATCTTTTTGTCGGAATAGCTCGTGCGATAGCGATGTGGCATAAAAATGAAATTTCATTCGATCATAGACCTTGCATGCATTTAGGCAGTCCAAGCTGTAAAATAGTAGTTAAATTAGTCGCGCCAGCCGGCGTACTCGCCTAG
- the gspE gene encoding type II secretion system ATPase GspE yields the protein MMDGNIERKSEELLRAGLANSEEQQRMLAEQLGIPIVPDLSSFRFPKDAYKKVPYAFVKRNQVLPVHEDHGIFTIAVADPLNLAPLQDIAIMLDADVKPVYTSKDIILNAINECYNQQTGAASQMLADLAGQRQGTTDEGEFEVYDLLDNSQGQPPVIKLINLILTEAIQQGASDIHFEPEDNGLRVRYRIDGVLQNRHAPSQEFKAQLITRIKVMSKLDIAEHRLPQDGRIKLIMGPRQIDFRVSTVPIAEGERIVLRILDKGNVLLGLDKIGMLPEVYTEFRRLIAVPEGIMLVTGPTGSGKTTTLYSAICEIYSEETNIMTIEDPVEYNLKGIAQIGVQPKIQLDFARGLRHILRQDPDIIMIGEIRDKETAEISIQAALTGHLVLSTLHTNDAPSAVTRLVDMGIEPYLLSSSIVGILAQRLVRTICPQCKQAYIPTDPELSGLGISRLDLGLKGQLYRGEGCQNCYGTGYKGRHGLYELLTVNNAIKRQIVKSPDAVELRRIGLETGMVSLLEHGVDLVKRGLTTTSEVLRASRGVEE from the coding sequence ATGATGGATGGTAACATCGAAAGGAAAAGCGAAGAGCTTCTACGCGCTGGCTTAGCCAATAGCGAAGAGCAACAACGTATGCTGGCAGAACAGCTAGGGATCCCGATCGTTCCGGATCTTAGCTCTTTCCGCTTCCCTAAAGATGCCTACAAAAAGGTTCCTTATGCTTTTGTCAAAAGAAACCAAGTCCTGCCCGTTCATGAAGACCACGGGATCTTCACTATTGCAGTAGCCGACCCTCTTAACTTGGCACCACTCCAAGACATAGCCATCATGCTCGACGCAGATGTCAAGCCGGTTTACACCTCGAAAGACATCATCCTCAACGCTATCAACGAATGTTACAATCAACAGACCGGCGCCGCTTCGCAAATGTTGGCCGACCTTGCCGGTCAACGCCAAGGCACTACCGACGAAGGTGAATTTGAAGTATACGACCTCTTAGACAATAGCCAAGGACAGCCGCCTGTCATCAAGCTGATCAACCTTATCCTCACCGAAGCCATTCAGCAAGGGGCTAGCGATATCCACTTCGAACCCGAAGATAACGGCTTGCGCGTCCGCTACCGTATCGACGGTGTACTACAAAACCGCCACGCCCCTTCTCAAGAATTCAAAGCCCAACTGATCACCCGTATCAAGGTCATGTCCAAGCTGGATATCGCCGAACACCGCCTTCCACAAGACGGCAGAATTAAATTGATCATGGGGCCCCGGCAGATCGACTTCCGCGTCAGCACTGTGCCTATTGCAGAAGGCGAACGTATAGTCCTCCGTATCCTTGACAAAGGAAATGTCCTGCTCGGTTTAGACAAAATAGGCATGCTTCCCGAAGTTTATACTGAGTTCCGCCGCCTAATTGCTGTCCCTGAAGGCATCATGCTTGTCACAGGACCTACTGGTAGCGGTAAGACGACAACACTCTATAGTGCCATCTGCGAGATCTATAGTGAAGAGACCAATATCATGACGATCGAAGACCCCGTCGAATACAACTTGAAGGGTATCGCTCAAATTGGTGTGCAACCTAAGATCCAATTAGACTTCGCTCGCGGACTGCGACATATCCTCCGTCAAGACCCTGACATCATCATGATCGGTGAGATCCGCGATAAAGAAACCGCTGAAATCTCAATACAAGCAGCTCTCACCGGCCACTTGGTCCTCAGCACCCTCCATACTAACGACGCCCCATCAGCTGTTACACGCCTTGTAGATATGGGGATTGAACCCTATCTTCTCTCCTCTTCCATCGTCGGGATTCTCGCGCAACGCTTGGTCAGGACTATCTGTCCGCAGTGCAAACAAGCTTACATCCCCACTGATCCGGAGCTTAGCGGCTTAGGCATCTCCCGCCTAGATTTGGGCCTTAAAGGTCAATTATACCGGGGTGAGGGCTGTCAAAACTGTTACGGAACCGGATATAAAGGCCGCCATGGCCTTTATGAACTTCTCACAGTAAATAATGCCATCAAAAGACAAATCGTCAAAAGCCCCGATGCTGTCGAATTAAGACGCATAGGATTAGAAACTGGCATGGTATCCTTATTAGAACATGGCGTCGACCTGGTTAAACGCGGCCTCACCACAACTTCAGAAGTTCTACGCGCATCAAGAGGGGTAGAAGAATAA